The Streptomyces uncialis genomic interval CTGGAGCATCCGCTTCCGACCAGGTCGGAACGGTCCTCGTGACCGTTCTGACCTGTCGGTTTTTCACCGTACGGCCATACCCGTTATCGTTGTGCGGTATGCCTCCATCCGGATGACCGGCTGGGGCGCTCACACCTCTCACTAGGACCCGGAGAGAGCAATGCCTCCCAAGAAGAAGAAGGTCACGGGGCTTATCAAGCTCCAGATCCAGGCCGGCGCGGCCAACCCGGCTCCGCCGGTCGGCCCCGCGCTGGGCCAGCACGGCGTCAACATCATGGAGTTCTGCAAGGCCTACAACGCGGCGACCGAGTCGCAGCGTGGCTGGGTCATCCCGGTGGAGATCACGGTCTACGAGGACCGTTCCTTCACCTTCATCACCAAGACCCCGCCGGCCGCGAGGATGATCCTCAAGGCCGCCGGTGTCGAGAAGGGCTCCGGCGAGCCCCACAAGACCAAGGTCGCCAAGATCACCCAGGCGCAGGTCCGTGAGATCGCCACCACCAAGATGGCCGACCTCAACGCCAACGACCTGGACGCCGCCGCGAAGATCATCGCGGGTACCGCCCGGTCCATGGGTGTCACGGTCGAGGGCTGACCCCCTCCCGTACCCGCTCGTACCTCCCGTACGCGCGTGTACGACCCCGTACGACCTTCAGTGATGTGGCAGGGCCAGCGCTGGCCCGTACCACGACTCCATCCCCGTCCGGTGGCTGCTTTGCCGCCAGACGAAAATCTGCAAATCAGGAGCAGAAGTGAAGCGCAGCAAGTCTCTCCGCGCCGCTGACGCCAAGATCGACCGGGACAAGCTCTACGCCCCGCTCGAAGCCGTGCGTCTCGCCAAGGAGACCTCCACGAGCAAGTACGACGGCACCGTCGAGATCGCCTTCCGGCTGGGTGTCGACCCCCGCAAGGCCGACCAGATGGTCCGCGGCACCGTGAACCTCCCGCACGGCACCGGCAAGACCGCCCGGGTCCTGGTCTTCGCGACCGGTGACCGTGCCGAGGCCGCACGTGCCGCCGGCGCCGACATCGTCGGCTCCGACGAGCTCATCGACGAGATCTCCAAGGGCCAGCGCCTGAACGAGTTCGACGCCGTCGTCGCCACCCCGGACCTCATGGGCAAGGTCGGCCGCCTCGGCCGCGTCCTCGGCCCGCGTGGTCTGATGCCGAACCCGAAGACCGGCACGGTGACCCCGGACGTGGTCAAGGCCGTGAACGAGATCAAGGGCGGCAAGATCGAGTTCCGCGTCGACAAGCACTCCAACCTCCACTTCATCATCGGCAAGGTGTCCTTCGACGACACCAAGCTCGTGGAGAACTACGGCGCGGCCCTGGAGGAGATCCTCCGTCTCAAGCCGTCCGCCGCGAAGGGCCGCTACATCAAGAAGGCCGTCATCAGCACGACGGTCGGCCCCGGTGTGCCCGTCGACCCCAACCGCACCCGCAACCTCCTCACCGAGGAAGACCCCGCCGCCGTCTGAGCGAACGGGTCCACGCGCGCGTGACCTCACGGGCCCCGTGCCCTCCGGTTCCCCCGGAGGGCACGGGGCCCGTCCCGTTGCCCGCCGTTCCCCCCTCGGCTCGGCCTGACCTGCGCTAGCGTGCGGGCAGCGCCGCACACGGCGGGGGACGGGGGCTTGCGGGACATGGGCACAGCGCGTACGGGTGTCACCCGCCGGAGCACCCTGCTGTCCCTGTGCGCGCTCGTGCTCGGACCGCTCCTGCTCATCACCGGCTGCGGCTTCCTCGCCCTGACCGCCTGCGAGGCCCCCGGCGACCGCGACGACCCCCGGCCCCGGGCCACCGTCCCCGCCGAGGTGCTGCGCGCCCTGCGCACCGCCTCCACCGTCACCCGCCAGGCGGGCTCCGCACGGGTCACCGCCGTCATGACCATGGGCGACCGGGTCTCCACCCGGACCACCGGCACCCTCGGCTGGCGCGACGGCCTCAACGGCGCCCTGACCATCCGCTACACCGGCGGCACCCTCGTCGGGACGCTGCGCGGCCTGGACATCGGCACCACCGAGGCCCGGTTCGTCGACGGGGTGTACTACGCGCGGATGAGCGACGCGTTCGCCGCGG includes:
- the rplK gene encoding 50S ribosomal protein L11 codes for the protein MPPKKKKVTGLIKLQIQAGAANPAPPVGPALGQHGVNIMEFCKAYNAATESQRGWVIPVEITVYEDRSFTFITKTPPAARMILKAAGVEKGSGEPHKTKVAKITQAQVREIATTKMADLNANDLDAAAKIIAGTARSMGVTVEG
- the rplA gene encoding 50S ribosomal protein L1; this encodes MKRSKSLRAADAKIDRDKLYAPLEAVRLAKETSTSKYDGTVEIAFRLGVDPRKADQMVRGTVNLPHGTGKTARVLVFATGDRAEAARAAGADIVGSDELIDEISKGQRLNEFDAVVATPDLMGKVGRLGRVLGPRGLMPNPKTGTVTPDVVKAVNEIKGGKIEFRVDKHSNLHFIIGKVSFDDTKLVENYGAALEEILRLKPSAAKGRYIKKAVISTTVGPGVPVDPNRTRNLLTEEDPAAV